One genomic segment of Rhizobium viscosum includes these proteins:
- a CDS encoding LysR family transcriptional regulator: MDDLPLSDLDAFAAIARERSFRSAARKRGVSASSLSDSLRRLEERLGVRLLNRTTRSVTPTAAGQRLLEKLSPALSEVAAALSQLDSFRDSPAGTLRLNVPSIVLKLFMADLAARFLALYPQITLEIIGEDTFIDVLAAGFDAGIRYDERLERDMIAVPIGPRRQRYVTAAAPAYLEKRGTPQHPRDLLEHSCIRHRFISGATLAWEFERGDEVIAITPSGPIIANAVEMEIEATLAGLGVIRTFEELLAPGIAEGRLVSILEEWDSEFSGPFLYYPSRQHMPAPLRAFVDFVRMEQRKSA, from the coding sequence ATGGATGACCTTCCCCTGAGTGATCTGGATGCCTTTGCCGCGATTGCAAGAGAGCGCAGTTTCCGCTCCGCAGCCCGCAAGCGCGGGGTTTCCGCGTCATCGCTGAGCGATTCCCTGCGGCGCCTCGAAGAGCGGCTCGGCGTCAGGCTTCTCAATCGGACGACACGCTCTGTCACGCCGACGGCGGCGGGCCAGCGATTGCTCGAGAAGCTTTCGCCGGCGCTTTCTGAAGTGGCCGCTGCGCTCAGTCAGCTCGACAGTTTTCGCGACAGTCCGGCGGGCACGCTCAGGCTCAACGTACCGAGTATCGTCCTAAAGCTCTTCATGGCGGACCTCGCCGCGCGGTTTCTGGCGCTCTACCCGCAGATTACGCTGGAGATCATTGGCGAAGATACATTCATCGACGTGCTGGCCGCCGGCTTCGATGCCGGCATTCGCTATGACGAGAGGCTGGAGCGCGACATGATTGCGGTGCCGATCGGCCCGCGCCGGCAGCGCTATGTGACGGCGGCTGCTCCCGCCTATCTGGAAAAGCGGGGCACGCCGCAGCATCCGCGGGATCTGCTGGAGCATAGCTGCATCCGCCATCGCTTCATCAGCGGCGCTACGCTTGCCTGGGAATTCGAACGGGGTGACGAAGTGATCGCGATTACGCCATCCGGGCCTATCATCGCCAATGCTGTGGAGATGGAAATCGAGGCCACGCTTGCCGGTCTTGGCGTCATCCGTACCTTTGAAGAACTGCTTGCGCCAGGCATTGCGGAGGGCCGGCTGGTGTCGATCCTCGAGGAATGGGACAGCGAATTTTCCGGTCCGTTTCTCTATTATCCGAGCCGCCAGCACATGCCCGCGCCATTGCGGGCTTTTGTCGATTTTGTACGGATGGAGCAGCGAAAAAGCGCGTGA
- a CDS encoding TCR/Tet family MFS transporter — MLDPKFVRRGLFLVFIILFLDVIGIAIIMPVLPVYLEQLTGGTVSDAAVDGGWLMLIYSLMQFLFAPLLGNLSDRFGRRPILLLSVLTFAFDNFICAIATSYWMLFVGRVLAGISGGSFATCSAYIADISNEENRAKNFGLIGIAFGVGFTVGPVIGGFLGEFGPRVPFYGAAVLSFINFVAACFLLPETLEAKNRRTFEWKRANPLGALRQMRHYPGIGWVCLVMFLFFLAHAVYPSVWPFVSTFRYGWSEGQIGLSLGLYGIGAAAVMGLVLPRVVPVLGEWKTALLGLCFSMTALTGYAFAWEGWVVYTVIVLTVMENVADPPLRSIAAGKVPPSAQGELQGALTSISSITTIIGPLIFTQMFGYFTKPDAPITFAGAPYLLAAFFILVAAVVFLTRVTTSKAPAQAFNAAE, encoded by the coding sequence ATGCTTGATCCGAAATTCGTTCGCCGCGGCCTTTTCCTGGTCTTCATCATCCTCTTTCTGGACGTCATCGGTATCGCCATCATCATGCCGGTCCTGCCCGTTTATCTGGAGCAGTTGACGGGCGGCACGGTCAGTGACGCGGCTGTCGATGGCGGCTGGCTGATGCTGATCTATTCGCTGATGCAGTTCCTGTTTGCGCCGCTGCTCGGAAACTTGAGCGACCGTTTCGGGCGCCGTCCGATCCTGCTTCTCTCGGTGCTGACCTTCGCGTTCGATAATTTCATCTGCGCCATCGCCACCAGTTACTGGATGCTTTTCGTCGGCAGGGTACTTGCCGGTATCAGCGGTGGCAGTTTCGCCACCTGCTCGGCTTACATTGCCGACATCAGCAATGAAGAGAACCGCGCCAAGAATTTCGGCCTGATCGGTATCGCCTTCGGTGTCGGTTTCACGGTCGGGCCTGTCATCGGCGGCTTCCTTGGTGAGTTCGGGCCGCGCGTGCCATTCTATGGTGCGGCCGTGCTTTCCTTCATCAATTTCGTTGCCGCCTGTTTCCTGCTGCCGGAAACGCTCGAAGCGAAGAACCGCCGTACGTTCGAATGGAAGCGCGCAAACCCGCTCGGCGCTTTGCGGCAGATGCGGCACTATCCCGGCATCGGCTGGGTTTGCCTCGTGATGTTCCTGTTTTTCCTCGCCCATGCCGTCTACCCCTCGGTCTGGCCCTTCGTCTCGACCTTCCGCTACGGTTGGAGCGAAGGGCAGATCGGTCTGTCCCTCGGCCTCTACGGGATCGGCGCCGCTGCGGTCATGGGGCTCGTTCTGCCGCGTGTCGTGCCTGTTCTCGGTGAATGGAAGACGGCGCTGCTCGGCCTGTGTTTCTCGATGACCGCCCTTACAGGTTATGCTTTCGCCTGGGAGGGCTGGGTCGTCTATACCGTGATCGTACTGACAGTCATGGAGAATGTTGCCGATCCGCCGCTGCGCAGCATTGCCGCCGGCAAGGTGCCGCCATCCGCACAGGGTGAGCTGCAGGGCGCACTCACGAGCATCAGCAGCATCACGACGATCATCGGTCCGCTGATCTTCACACAGATGTTCGGCTATTTCACCAAGCCGGATGCACCGATCACCTTTGCCGGCGCGCCTTATCTGCTGGCAGCGTTCTTCATCCTCGTTGCTGCGGTTGTATTTCTGACGCGCGTGACGACATCGAAAGCGCCGGCACAAGCTTTCAACGCGGCGGAGTGA
- a CDS encoding MATE family efflux transporter: MDTPIDVRAVAPANDNRWSAHFRATLMLGVPLIGAQLAQFGIGMTDVMIVGQLGAEHLAAMVLSAQFLFTILIFGSGFAIAVIPMVAQAYGRGDVVTVRRSLRMGIWVVICYWLLMQPAFYNSEAILRYFGQKPEVAKLAHGYIIIGQFGVLPGLLYNVMRALVSAIGKAGVILQVTIAMLVLNAIGAYILVLGHFGFPVMGLEGAAIVSVAVQTAGFLFILAFVQGRDETRRYEIFVRFWKPDWHAFFEVIRLGLPISVTILAEVSLFTAASLLMGHIGTIELAAHGIALQWASMAFMIPLGLGQAATVRVGVAHGQGDHAGLVRAAITVLIIASIAAIVGSIIFATVPQLLARLFLDVSLPEAPEVLAYAGPLIVIAGLFQFVDGVQAIASGLLRGLKDARVPMILALIAYWPIGFFLAWAFAFPLGLGGLGIWLGFLVGLAAAAAMLCARFYILVRREGAAAGA; the protein is encoded by the coding sequence ATGGACACGCCGATCGATGTGCGCGCCGTTGCGCCTGCAAACGACAACCGCTGGTCTGCGCATTTTCGCGCCACGCTGATGCTCGGCGTGCCGCTGATCGGCGCCCAGCTCGCGCAATTCGGCATCGGCATGACCGATGTGATGATCGTCGGTCAGCTTGGTGCCGAGCATCTTGCCGCCATGGTGCTTTCCGCGCAGTTCCTGTTCACGATCCTGATTTTCGGGTCGGGCTTTGCGATTGCCGTCATCCCGATGGTGGCCCAGGCCTATGGCCGCGGTGATGTCGTGACCGTGCGCCGCTCGCTGCGCATGGGGATCTGGGTCGTCATCTGCTATTGGCTGCTGATGCAGCCGGCCTTCTACAATTCCGAGGCGATCCTGCGTTATTTCGGGCAGAAGCCTGAAGTGGCGAAACTTGCCCACGGCTATATCATCATCGGTCAGTTCGGTGTGCTGCCGGGGCTGCTCTATAATGTCATGCGCGCGCTCGTTAGCGCCATCGGCAAGGCCGGCGTCATTCTCCAGGTCACCATCGCCATGCTGGTGCTGAATGCGATCGGCGCCTACATCCTCGTGCTCGGCCATTTCGGTTTTCCGGTCATGGGCCTGGAGGGTGCAGCAATCGTGTCCGTCGCGGTGCAGACGGCGGGCTTCCTGTTCATCCTGGCCTTCGTGCAGGGCAGGGACGAGACGCGGCGTTATGAGATTTTCGTGCGCTTCTGGAAGCCGGACTGGCATGCCTTCTTCGAGGTTATCCGTCTCGGCCTGCCGATCAGCGTCACCATCCTCGCCGAAGTCAGCCTCTTCACTGCAGCCTCGCTGCTGATGGGCCATATCGGCACGATCGAGCTTGCCGCGCATGGCATCGCTCTGCAGTGGGCGTCGATGGCCTTCATGATCCCGCTCGGTCTCGGCCAGGCGGCAACCGTGCGGGTCGGTGTCGCGCACGGGCAGGGCGATCATGCTGGGCTGGTACGGGCGGCGATCACGGTGCTGATCATCGCCAGCATCGCTGCGATCGTCGGCAGCATCATCTTTGCGACCGTGCCCCAGCTTCTGGCGCGCCTGTTCCTTGATGTCAGCCTGCCGGAAGCGCCTGAAGTGCTGGCCTATGCCGGTCCGCTGATCGTCATTGCCGGTCTCTTCCAGTTCGTCGATGGTGTACAGGCGATTGCCAGCGGCTTGCTGCGCGGGCTGAAGGATGCGCGCGTGCCGATGATCCTGGCGCTGATCGCCTACTGGCCGATCGGCTTCTTCCTCGCCTGGGCCTTCGCCTTCCCGCTCGGTTTGGGCGGTCTCGGCATCTGGCTCGGCTTTCTCGTCGGGCTTGCGGCGGCGGCCGCCATGCTCTGTGCGCGCTTCTACATTCTCGTTCGCCGGGAAGGAGCTGCGGCCGGCGCCTAA
- a CDS encoding GNAT family N-acetyltransferase, producing MSDGIIKLLKPDDAEVFKKIRLEALRSEPAAFASRSEDWEVLSLDEWRNRLIEMPVFVAFQDDEPVAIMGLMWQKPSKMAHRATLIMVYVRASLRGTGLALELLEQVTKHADAHGIRQIELAVSAENPAARRFYEREGFVEIGRIPGAFLQDGVEVDEIMMSRRIGSWETRHVSEHWTQPNRR from the coding sequence ATGTCTGACGGAATTATCAAACTGCTGAAACCGGACGATGCTGAGGTCTTCAAGAAAATTCGACTTGAAGCCCTGCGTTCTGAACCTGCCGCATTCGCCAGCCGCTCAGAAGATTGGGAGGTACTGTCTCTTGATGAATGGCGCAACCGGTTGATTGAAATGCCGGTCTTCGTCGCCTTCCAGGATGATGAACCGGTCGCGATCATGGGGCTGATGTGGCAAAAGCCAAGCAAGATGGCGCACCGGGCAACGCTGATAATGGTCTATGTGCGTGCCAGCCTGCGCGGAACCGGCCTTGCTCTTGAACTTCTGGAACAAGTGACGAAGCATGCAGATGCCCACGGGATCAGGCAGATCGAACTGGCGGTCAGCGCCGAAAATCCCGCGGCACGCCGGTTTTACGAGCGCGAAGGTTTTGTCGAAATAGGCCGGATTCCGGGCGCGTTTCTCCAAGACGGCGTGGAGGTGGATGAGATTATGATGTCCCGCCGGATAGGCTCCTGGGAGACCCGCCATGTTTCAGAACACTGGACGCAACCTAACCGACGCTGA
- the carA gene encoding glutamine-hydrolyzing carbamoyl-phosphate synthase small subunit yields the protein MTATAPWTTEKPTALLVLADGTVIEGKGIGATGKVQAEAVFNTALTGYEEILTDPSYLGQIVTFTFPHIGNIGTNEEDIEDLTPAARHGAVGVIFKADITEPSNYRAAKHLDAWLKARGIIGLCGIDTRALTAWIRENGSPNAVIAHDPQGNFDVDALKAEAKAWSGLEGLDLAKIASSGQSSQWSQTPWVWNEGYGELGAADTKYHVVCLDYGVKRNILRLFAGLDCKVTVMPATTSAEDVLALQPDGIFLSNGPGDPAATGEYAVPVIKDLISTDIPVFGICLGHQMLGLALGAKTEKMHQGHHGANHPVKDHTTGKVEIVSMNHGFAVDTKSLPEGVEETHVSLFDGTNCGLRVLGKSVFSVQHHPEASPGPQDSHYLFRRFVNMVREKKGESALAER from the coding sequence ATGACCGCGACAGCACCCTGGACAACCGAAAAGCCGACCGCCCTGCTCGTTCTTGCCGACGGCACCGTCATTGAAGGTAAGGGCATCGGCGCAACCGGCAAGGTCCAGGCTGAAGCGGTCTTCAACACTGCGCTCACTGGCTACGAGGAAATCCTCACCGACCCCTCCTATCTCGGCCAGATCGTCACCTTCACCTTCCCCCATATCGGCAATATCGGCACCAACGAAGAAGATATCGAAGACCTGACGCCGGCAGCACGCCATGGCGCGGTCGGCGTGATCTTCAAGGCCGATATCACTGAGCCCTCCAACTACCGCGCCGCCAAGCATCTCGACGCCTGGCTGAAGGCCCGCGGCATCATCGGCCTCTGCGGCATCGACACCCGCGCGCTGACGGCCTGGATCCGCGAAAACGGCTCGCCCAACGCCGTCATCGCCCATGATCCCCAGGGCAATTTCGACGTCGACGCACTGAAGGCGGAGGCCAAGGCTTGGAGCGGCCTCGAAGGTCTCGACCTCGCCAAGATCGCTTCGTCCGGCCAGTCCTCGCAGTGGTCGCAGACCCCCTGGGTCTGGAACGAAGGATACGGCGAACTCGGCGCTGCCGACACGAAGTATCATGTCGTCTGCCTGGATTACGGCGTGAAGCGCAACATCCTGCGCCTCTTTGCCGGCCTCGACTGCAAGGTCACCGTCATGCCGGCAACGACGAGCGCTGAGGACGTGCTCGCCCTGCAGCCTGATGGCATCTTCCTGTCGAATGGCCCCGGCGACCCGGCAGCTACGGGCGAATATGCCGTTCCCGTCATCAAGGACCTGATCAGCACCGATATCCCGGTCTTTGGCATCTGCCTCGGCCACCAGATGCTGGGCCTGGCACTCGGCGCCAAGACCGAGAAGATGCATCAGGGCCATCACGGCGCCAACCATCCGGTCAAGGATCACACGACCGGCAAGGTCGAGATCGTCTCCATGAACCACGGCTTCGCGGTCGACACGAAGTCGCTGCCCGAAGGCGTTGAAGAGACTCACGTATCGCTCTTCGACGGCACGAATTGCGGCCTGCGCGTTCTCGGCAAGTCGGTCTTCTCCGTCCAGCATCACCCGGAAGCCTCCCCCGGTCCGCAGGACAGCCACTACCTCTTCCGCCGCTTCGTCAACATGGTGCGCGAGAAGAAGGGCGAATCGGCGCTCGCCGAGCGCTGA
- a CDS encoding GatB/YqeY domain-containing protein, protein MLRDQLATELKEAMKAKKMDRLGTIRLIQAAIKDRDIANRGVGKEEAGDDEVLQILAKMVKQRDESAKIYEENARPELAAKERAEIVVIQDFMPKQLSDDEVRANIAAIIKEVGAEGPKDMGKIMAALKEHYAGQMDFAKASGTVKELLK, encoded by the coding sequence ATGCTGCGCGATCAACTCGCCACTGAGCTCAAAGAGGCCATGAAGGCAAAGAAGATGGACCGTCTCGGCACCATCCGCCTCATCCAGGCCGCGATCAAGGATCGTGACATCGCCAATCGCGGCGTCGGCAAGGAAGAGGCGGGCGACGACGAAGTGCTGCAGATCCTCGCCAAAATGGTGAAGCAGCGCGATGAGTCGGCGAAGATTTACGAAGAGAATGCCCGCCCCGAGCTTGCAGCCAAGGAGCGCGCAGAAATTGTCGTTATCCAGGACTTCATGCCGAAGCAGCTTTCCGACGACGAGGTGCGTGCCAATATCGCCGCCATTATCAAGGAAGTCGGCGCCGAAGGCCCGAAGGACATGGGCAAGATCATGGCTGCCCTGAAAGAACACTATGCCGGCCAGATGGATTTCGCCAAGGCTTCAGGCACGGTCAAAGAGCTGCTGAAATAA
- the dnaG gene encoding DNA primase, with protein MRFSPTFLDDIRDRVPISNVIARRVSWDKRKTNVSRGDYWACCPFHGEKSPSFHCEDRKGRYHCFGCGVTGDHFRFLTELEGQSFPEAVQTIADMAGVPMPVADPQMEKREKERTSLLDVMEMATQFFQDQLQTANGARARAYLRDRGLTGRTIETFRLGFAPDSRNALKEFLAGKGVSKEQIEACGLVVHENVPVSYDRFRDRIMFPILSSREKVIAFGGRAMSPDAPAKYLNSNETELFHKGNVLYNFARARRSMQGANGEGTIIAVEGYMDVIALHQAGVENAVAPLGTALTENQLDLLWKMTSQPVLCFDGDGAGIRAANRAADLALPHLKPGRSVRFALLPDGKDPDDLVKHEGRAPFDRVMAQAKPLSEMLWDREAKAGKFDTPEARAELEARLRQLVAVIADENVRRHYQQDMRDKLNSFFQPQFQNRGGGERRNFGGSTGSGNFRGQKAGAPAGPRTPVAASDRLTRSGLVRGHQDNTALRECVLALTVINHPSLMLDDYDEIAAIDYDNRDLQKLWSAMLGAAAVVAGPHLTRDYLMECLDVAGFGPLLKNLDQQVRNARLWTATEEAAMEDAREGYRQALAFHKRAKDLRWQKIELERDIAQATEAGDDAEIDRLMRASQEVQYEALRLENQEAIIDGFGVLSGRVKGAASH; from the coding sequence ATGCGCTTTTCCCCCACCTTCCTGGACGATATCCGCGACCGCGTTCCCATATCGAACGTGATTGCGCGGCGCGTGAGCTGGGACAAGCGCAAGACCAATGTATCGCGCGGCGACTATTGGGCCTGCTGCCCTTTCCACGGCGAGAAGTCGCCGAGCTTCCATTGCGAGGACCGCAAGGGTCGCTACCATTGCTTCGGCTGCGGTGTGACCGGCGATCATTTCCGCTTCCTGACCGAGCTCGAAGGTCAGAGCTTCCCCGAAGCCGTGCAGACGATCGCCGACATGGCCGGCGTGCCGATGCCGGTTGCCGATCCGCAGATGGAAAAGCGGGAGAAGGAGCGCACCTCGCTTCTCGATGTCATGGAAATGGCGACGCAGTTCTTTCAGGATCAGTTGCAGACGGCAAATGGCGCACGGGCGCGCGCCTATCTGCGTGACCGCGGGCTAACGGGGCGTACGATCGAGACGTTCCGGCTCGGTTTTGCGCCTGACAGCCGCAATGCGCTGAAGGAATTTCTGGCCGGCAAGGGTGTCAGCAAGGAGCAGATCGAGGCTTGCGGGCTGGTGGTTCATGAAAACGTTCCGGTCTCCTACGACCGCTTCCGCGATCGCATCATGTTCCCGATTCTCTCCTCTCGTGAGAAGGTCATAGCCTTCGGCGGACGCGCCATGTCTCCGGATGCGCCGGCGAAATATCTCAACTCCAATGAGACCGAGCTCTTCCACAAAGGCAATGTGCTCTACAATTTCGCCCGCGCGCGCCGCTCGATGCAGGGGGCGAACGGCGAGGGCACGATCATTGCCGTTGAAGGCTATATGGATGTCATCGCGCTGCATCAGGCAGGTGTCGAAAATGCCGTGGCACCGCTTGGCACAGCGCTGACGGAAAACCAGCTCGATCTGCTTTGGAAGATGACATCGCAGCCGGTGCTCTGCTTCGATGGCGACGGTGCCGGCATTCGTGCCGCCAACCGTGCCGCCGATCTCGCGCTGCCGCATCTGAAGCCAGGGCGGAGCGTGCGTTTCGCGCTATTGCCCGACGGCAAGGACCCTGATGATCTCGTCAAACACGAGGGCAGGGCGCCCTTCGACAGGGTCATGGCGCAGGCCAAGCCGCTCTCGGAAATGCTCTGGGATCGCGAGGCGAAAGCGGGCAAGTTCGATACGCCGGAAGCGCGCGCCGAACTGGAGGCGCGGCTGAGGCAGCTCGTCGCCGTCATCGCGGACGAGAATGTGCGTCGCCATTACCAGCAGGATATGCGCGACAAGCTGAACAGCTTCTTCCAGCCGCAGTTCCAGAATCGCGGCGGCGGCGAGCGACGCAATTTCGGCGGCAGCACCGGTAGTGGCAATTTCCGCGGCCAGAAGGCTGGCGCTCCCGCCGGGCCTCGAACTCCCGTTGCCGCATCGGATCGCCTGACCCGTTCAGGTCTCGTGCGCGGCCATCAGGACAATACGGCGCTGAGAGAATGTGTGCTGGCGCTGACGGTCATCAATCACCCCTCGCTGATGCTCGACGACTACGATGAGATCGCCGCGATCGACTATGACAATCGCGACCTGCAGAAGCTCTGGTCGGCGATGCTGGGTGCGGCGGCTGTCGTTGCCGGGCCGCATCTGACGCGTGATTATCTCATGGAATGCCTCGATGTGGCCGGCTTCGGTCCGCTCTTGAAGAATCTTGACCAGCAGGTGCGCAATGCGCGGCTCTGGACGGCGACCGAGGAGGCGGCGATGGAGGATGCCCGCGAAGGCTATCGTCAGGCGCTTGCCTTCCATAAGCGTGCCAAGGACCTGCGCTGGCAAAAGATCGAGCTGGAGCGCGATATCGCGCAGGCGACCGAGGCCGGGGACGATGCCGAAATCGACCGGCTGATGCGCGCCTCACAGGAAGTGCAATACGAGGCGCTCAGGCTCGAAAACCAGGAGGCCATCATCGATGGCTTCGGCGTGCTCTCCGGCCGCGTCAAGGGTGCTGCGAGCCACTGA